The following are encoded together in the Mesoterricola sediminis genome:
- a CDS encoding IS5 family transposase — protein MPRRFLTDAMWAKLEPLLPPERGGMGRSRHPNRPMVEVILWRHRTGAPWRDLPEEFGPWTSVYTRFEAWTKRGVWQRILEFLRKEADLERGNLEWVMPDGTIIRAHQPSAGKRGGALEPGARTISGWMLDQDPFDLRCPR, from the coding sequence ATGCCGAGACGTTTCCTGACCGATGCCATGTGGGCAAAGCTTGAACCGCTCCTTCCGCCAGAGCGTGGAGGGATGGGGCGATCCCGTCACCCCAACCGTCCCATGGTGGAGGTGATCCTGTGGAGGCACAGGACTGGGGCGCCGTGGAGGGACCTGCCGGAGGAATTTGGACCTTGGACAAGCGTGTACACGCGATTTGAGGCCTGGACCAAGCGCGGCGTGTGGCAAAGGATCCTGGAGTTCCTGCGCAAGGAAGCCGACCTGGAGCGGGGCAACCTGGAGTGGGTCATGCCGGATGGCACCATCATTCGCGCTCATCAACCTTCAGCAGGCAAAAGGGGGGGGGCTTTGGAACCAGGCGCTCGGACGATCTCGGGGTGGATGCTCGACCAAGATCCATTTGATCTGCGATGCCCACGGTAA
- a CDS encoding adenosylcobalamin-dependent ribonucleoside-diphosphate reductase, which produces MQIFRAFTKAGQDPLAGIPFVARTSRITKLDGKVVFEAKDVMVPESWSQVAVDILAQKYFRRKGVDAAGGGEKDARQVFHRLAGCWRHWGEAHGYFDGPDDAQAFYDELVYMLANQMCAPNSPQWFNTGLHFAYGIAGPAQGHSYVDPATGEMHQSTSAYERPQPHACFIQSVEDDLVNPGGIMDLWTREARIFKYGSGTGTNFSKVRGAMENLSGGGASSGLMSFLAVGDRAAGAIKSGGTTRRAAKMVCLDLDHPDIEAFVDWKVTEERKVAMMAAGSLVLGRHWNAMCEAVEGSTTRDANPRSNDKLRKAVAKAKAEGVASAFLAQCLSRLAQGDFDRDLKSYDTAWDGDGYATVGGMNSNNSVRIPDQFMRSVEKDGDWYLERRTDGKVHKTLKARELWNKINFAAWACADPGVQYDTTINDWHTCPADGPINASNPCSEYMFLDDTACNLASLNLCAFLTPDGGFDLAGYRHAIRIWTVVLEISVLMAQFPSERIAQLSYDFRTLGLGYANLGAMLMRLGIPYDSEAGTQWCAALTAILTGDAYAASAEMAGELGPFPGYARNREHMLRVIRNHRRAAYDAPDAEYEGLSIRPQGLKGGLIPRSILEASRESWDRALALGEAHGFRNAQVTVLAPTGTIGLLMDCDTTGVEPDFALVKFKKLAGGGYFKLVNRAIPEALARLGYTSTQIRDIERHVVGWTEITDETPGIALSQFLAKGWTREELKAIEEKLPTAFDPSYVIDGERLRKDFGDEASAAFLDALAGSMTVEGAPHLREEHLPIFDCANKCGRKGQRYIAPMGHIRMMGAAQPFLSGAISKTINLPAEATVEDVAEIYRASWKMMLKAVALYRDGSKMSQAIATNLDLLEGVDTLVDDEAPKTEKVQALSQALANQIVRTYRKKLPNRRGGYTQAATIGGTKLYLRTGEYEDGTLGEIFLDIHKEGAGFRAVLNCFAIAVSMGLQHGVPLEEFCDAFLFTRFEPNGMVQGSDTVKFSTSLIDFVFRELAISYLGRFELAQVEPEQLMQLNGPRKPESQAQALAAAIGGMVPLFPESETSGAGEIAPAPALAGHAHGHASARPVATSAFESARQKGYTGDPCPECGHLTLVRNGACLKCQTCGATTGCS; this is translated from the coding sequence ATGCAGATTTTCCGCGCATTCACCAAGGCCGGGCAGGACCCCCTGGCGGGGATCCCCTTCGTGGCCCGGACCAGCCGAATCACCAAGCTGGACGGCAAGGTGGTGTTCGAGGCGAAGGATGTGATGGTCCCCGAGAGCTGGTCCCAGGTGGCCGTGGACATCCTCGCCCAGAAGTACTTCCGCCGGAAGGGCGTGGACGCCGCCGGCGGCGGGGAGAAGGACGCCCGCCAGGTCTTCCACCGGCTGGCCGGGTGCTGGCGCCACTGGGGCGAGGCCCACGGCTACTTCGACGGCCCTGACGACGCCCAGGCCTTCTACGACGAGCTCGTCTACATGCTGGCCAACCAGATGTGCGCGCCCAACAGCCCGCAGTGGTTCAACACCGGCCTGCACTTCGCCTACGGCATCGCCGGCCCGGCCCAGGGCCACAGCTACGTGGACCCCGCGACCGGCGAGATGCACCAGTCCACCTCGGCCTACGAGCGCCCCCAGCCCCACGCCTGCTTCATCCAGAGCGTCGAGGACGACCTCGTCAACCCCGGCGGGATCATGGACCTCTGGACCCGCGAGGCCCGGATCTTCAAGTACGGCAGCGGCACCGGCACCAACTTCTCCAAGGTGCGGGGCGCCATGGAGAACCTCTCCGGCGGCGGCGCCTCCTCGGGCCTGATGTCCTTCCTGGCCGTGGGCGACCGCGCCGCCGGCGCCATCAAGAGCGGCGGCACCACCCGCAGGGCCGCCAAGATGGTGTGCCTGGACCTGGACCACCCCGACATCGAGGCCTTCGTCGACTGGAAGGTCACGGAGGAGCGCAAGGTCGCCATGATGGCCGCCGGCAGCCTCGTCCTGGGCCGCCACTGGAACGCCATGTGCGAGGCCGTCGAGGGCTCCACCACCCGGGACGCCAACCCCCGCAGCAACGACAAGCTCCGCAAGGCGGTCGCCAAGGCCAAGGCCGAGGGCGTCGCCTCCGCCTTCCTGGCCCAGTGCCTGAGCCGGCTGGCCCAGGGCGACTTCGACCGGGACCTCAAGTCCTACGACACCGCCTGGGACGGCGACGGCTACGCGACCGTGGGCGGCATGAACTCCAACAACTCGGTCCGCATCCCCGACCAGTTCATGCGCTCGGTGGAGAAGGACGGCGACTGGTACCTGGAGCGCCGCACCGACGGCAAGGTCCACAAGACCCTCAAGGCCCGGGAGCTCTGGAACAAGATCAACTTCGCCGCCTGGGCCTGCGCCGATCCCGGCGTCCAGTACGACACCACGATCAACGACTGGCACACCTGCCCCGCCGACGGCCCCATCAACGCGAGCAACCCCTGCTCCGAATACATGTTCCTGGACGACACCGCCTGCAACCTGGCGTCCCTGAACCTCTGCGCCTTCCTCACCCCCGACGGCGGCTTCGACCTGGCCGGCTACCGGCACGCCATCCGCATCTGGACCGTGGTGCTCGAGATCTCGGTGCTCATGGCCCAGTTCCCCTCCGAGCGCATCGCCCAGCTCAGCTACGACTTCCGCACCCTGGGCCTGGGCTACGCCAACCTGGGCGCCATGCTGATGCGCCTGGGCATCCCCTACGACAGCGAGGCCGGCACCCAGTGGTGCGCGGCCCTGACCGCCATCCTCACCGGCGACGCCTACGCCGCCAGCGCCGAGATGGCCGGCGAGCTCGGACCCTTCCCCGGCTACGCCCGCAACCGGGAGCACATGCTCCGGGTGATCCGGAACCACCGCCGCGCCGCCTACGACGCCCCCGACGCCGAGTACGAGGGCCTGAGCATCCGGCCCCAGGGCCTCAAGGGCGGCCTCATCCCCCGCTCCATCCTCGAGGCGTCCCGGGAGAGCTGGGACCGCGCCCTCGCGCTGGGCGAGGCCCACGGCTTCCGCAACGCCCAGGTGACGGTGCTCGCCCCCACGGGGACCATCGGCCTCCTCATGGACTGCGACACCACGGGCGTCGAGCCCGACTTCGCCCTCGTGAAGTTCAAGAAGCTGGCCGGCGGCGGCTACTTCAAGCTCGTCAACCGCGCCATCCCCGAGGCCCTGGCCCGCCTGGGCTACACCTCCACCCAGATCCGCGACATCGAGCGGCACGTGGTGGGCTGGACGGAGATCACCGACGAGACCCCCGGCATCGCGCTCTCCCAGTTCCTGGCCAAGGGCTGGACCCGCGAGGAGCTGAAGGCCATCGAGGAGAAGCTCCCGACCGCCTTCGACCCCTCGTACGTCATCGACGGGGAGCGGCTCCGGAAGGACTTCGGGGACGAGGCCTCGGCCGCGTTCCTGGACGCCCTGGCCGGGTCCATGACCGTCGAGGGCGCCCCCCACCTCCGCGAGGAGCACCTGCCCATCTTCGACTGCGCCAACAAGTGCGGCCGCAAGGGCCAGCGCTACATCGCCCCCATGGGCCACATCCGCATGATGGGGGCCGCCCAGCCCTTCCTCAGCGGCGCCATCAGCAAGACCATCAACCTCCCGGCCGAGGCCACCGTCGAGGACGTGGCGGAGATCTACCGCGCCTCCTGGAAGATGATGCTCAAGGCCGTGGCCCTCTACCGCGACGGCAGCAAGATGAGCCAGGCCATCGCCACGAACCTGGACCTGCTCGAGGGCGTGGACACGCTGGTGGACGACGAGGCCCCGAAGACGGAGAAGGTCCAGGCCCTCAGCCAGGCTCTCGCCAACCAGATCGTCCGAACCTACCGCAAGAAGCTCCCCAACCGCCGCGGCGGCTACACCCAGGCGGCCACCATCGGCGGCACCAAGCTCTACCTCCGGACCGGCGAGTACGAGGACGGCACCCTGGGCGAGATCTTCCTGGACATCCACAAGGAGGGCGCCGGCTTCCGGGCCGTGCTCAACTGCTTCGCCATCGCCGTCTCCATGGGCCTGCAGCACGGGGTGCCCCTGGAGGAGTTCTGCGACGCGTTCCTCTTCACCCGCTTCGAGCCCAACGGCATGGTCCAGGGCAGCGACACGGTGAAGTTCTCCACCAGCCTCATCGACTTCGTGTTCCGGGAGCTGGCCATCAGCTACCTGGGCCGCTTCGAGCTGGCCCAGGTGGAGCCGGAGCAGCTCATGCAGCTGAACGGCCCCCGCAAGCCCGAGAGCCAGGCCCAGGCCCTGGCCGCGGCCATCGGCGGCATGGTGCCCCTCTTCCCCGAGTCCGAGACATCCGGCGCCGGGGAGATCGCCCCCGCCCCCGCCCTGGCCGGTCACGCCCACGGCCACGCCTCGGCCCGGCCCGTGGCGACCTCGGCCTTCGAATCGGCCCGCCAGAAGGGCTACACCGGGGATCCCTGCCCCGAGTGCGGCCACCTGACCCTGGTCCGCAACGGCGCCTGCCTCAAGTGCCAGACCTGCGGCGCCACCACGGGCTGCAGCTAG
- a CDS encoding IS5 family transposase: MNLQQAKGGGLWNQALGRSRGGCSTKIHLICDAHGNPLDFLVTPGQAHESRSAEGLLCGWQAEYVFGDRAYDGNPVRKAIEAMGATAVIPPHPRRKNPAAWDSHLYKARHAIEHGFAKLKQFRALATRFDKTARSFSAQVALACIVIWLRL, from the coding sequence ATCAACCTTCAGCAGGCAAAAGGGGGGGGGCTTTGGAACCAGGCGCTCGGACGATCTCGGGGTGGATGCTCGACCAAGATCCATTTGATCTGCGATGCCCACGGTAATCCTTTGGATTTCCTGGTCACTCCGGGGCAAGCCCATGAAAGCCGGTCTGCTGAAGGATTGCTGTGCGGTTGGCAGGCAGAGTACGTGTTCGGAGATCGGGCCTACGATGGGAACCCGGTAAGGAAGGCGATCGAGGCCATGGGTGCGACAGCCGTCATCCCACCTCATCCCCGGCGCAAGAATCCGGCGGCCTGGGACTCACACCTATACAAGGCCCGCCATGCCATCGAGCATGGGTTCGCCAAGCTCAAACAGTTCAGGGCGCTGGCCACCAGGTTCGACAAAACGGCGCGAAGTTTCTCAGCCCAGGTGGCTTTGGCCTGCATCGTGATCTGGCTGAGGCTATGA
- a CDS encoding MFS transporter has protein sequence MSSTRNVRQMRYLLFIAGMGGLLYGIDLGIIAGALPYLESTASVAWRLNAQQMSFIVAAVLLGSVLSSLFAGALSDLLGRKPVMVLAGLLFTLSIPVIALAGGYTPLLLGRLLQGVSGGLIGVVVPLYLAECLGAGNRGKGTGIFQLLLTFGLVVAALIGLHNAWKVDQAVKAAHAAADPASQAALIFAAKDHAWRNIFWMALAPGLVFTLGSLALAESPRWLFRRGRLEAARAALLRTRSAAEADLELGEMGAAAFPAGEAGAKDSLFSRRYVIPFVLACVILACTQATGANSILAYVVNILNQAGLSGAVANLGDVSLKVLNAVMTVVAVALVDRKGRKFLLMVGTGGIVVSLTLASLLFFSSERGRVDHRQAVQAMVAGDALDLDFGQAFAGPLAAAAREGRPAQLTLVYAYGPFTDVRTRRTDDPDPKPLRLSRDTTVQADSVLGRAFRRLHLNPFPDPAEGANAPLVIRKAEVGPVPGAAHGWLTALCIAAFIAFYASGPGVCVWLALSELMPTRIRSNGMSVALLVNQFVSTAIAAVFLPVVGTYGYGAMFLFWACCTVVYFLAATFVLPETKGRTLEEIEAHFAGRKGAAR, from the coding sequence ATGAGCAGCACCCGCAACGTCCGCCAGATGCGCTACCTCCTCTTCATCGCCGGCATGGGCGGCCTCCTCTACGGCATCGACCTCGGCATCATCGCCGGCGCGCTGCCCTACCTGGAATCCACCGCCTCCGTCGCGTGGCGGCTCAACGCCCAGCAGATGTCCTTCATCGTGGCCGCGGTCCTGCTGGGGAGCGTCCTCAGCTCCCTCTTCGCGGGGGCCCTCTCGGACCTCCTGGGCCGCAAGCCCGTCATGGTGCTCGCGGGCCTCCTCTTCACCCTCAGCATCCCCGTCATCGCCCTGGCCGGGGGCTACACGCCCCTCCTGCTCGGGCGGCTCCTCCAGGGGGTGAGCGGCGGCCTCATCGGGGTCGTCGTCCCCCTCTACCTGGCGGAATGCCTGGGGGCGGGCAACCGCGGGAAGGGCACGGGGATCTTCCAGCTCCTCCTCACCTTCGGTCTCGTGGTGGCCGCCCTGATCGGGCTCCACAACGCCTGGAAGGTGGACCAGGCCGTCAAGGCCGCCCACGCCGCCGCCGATCCCGCCTCCCAGGCCGCCCTCATCTTCGCGGCCAAGGACCACGCCTGGCGGAACATCTTCTGGATGGCCCTGGCGCCGGGCCTGGTCTTCACCCTGGGCAGCCTGGCCCTGGCCGAGTCGCCCCGGTGGCTGTTCCGCAGGGGCCGCCTGGAGGCCGCCCGGGCCGCCCTCCTCCGCACCCGGAGCGCGGCCGAGGCGGACCTGGAGCTGGGGGAGATGGGCGCGGCCGCGTTCCCCGCGGGCGAGGCCGGCGCGAAGGACTCCCTGTTCAGCCGCCGCTACGTGATCCCCTTCGTCCTCGCCTGCGTCATCCTCGCCTGCACCCAGGCCACGGGCGCCAATTCCATCCTGGCCTACGTGGTGAACATCCTGAACCAGGCGGGGCTCTCCGGCGCCGTCGCGAACCTGGGGGACGTGAGCCTCAAGGTCCTGAACGCGGTCATGACCGTCGTCGCCGTGGCCCTGGTGGACCGGAAGGGCCGGAAGTTCCTGCTGATGGTGGGCACCGGCGGCATCGTCGTGAGCCTGACCCTGGCTTCTCTCCTCTTCTTCTCCAGCGAGCGCGGCCGCGTCGACCACCGCCAGGCCGTCCAGGCCATGGTCGCCGGGGATGCCCTGGACCTGGACTTCGGCCAGGCCTTCGCCGGGCCCCTGGCGGCCGCGGCCCGGGAGGGCCGGCCTGCGCAGCTCACCCTCGTCTACGCGTACGGCCCGTTCACCGATGTGCGGACCCGGCGCACCGACGACCCCGATCCCAAGCCCCTGCGCCTGAGCCGGGACACCACGGTCCAGGCCGACAGCGTCCTGGGCCGGGCCTTCCGCCGGCTCCACCTGAACCCCTTCCCGGATCCCGCCGAGGGCGCGAACGCGCCCCTGGTCATCCGGAAGGCGGAGGTGGGCCCCGTGCCCGGCGCCGCCCACGGGTGGCTCACGGCCCTGTGCATCGCCGCCTTCATCGCCTTCTACGCCTCCGGCCCCGGGGTCTGCGTGTGGCTCGCCCTCTCCGAGCTCATGCCCACCCGCATCCGCTCCAACGGCATGAGCGTGGCCCTGCTGGTGAACCAGTTCGTCTCCACGGCCATCGCCGCCGTCTTCCTGCCCGTGGTGGGGACCTACGGCTACGGCGCCATGTTCCTCTTCTGGGCCTGCTGCACCGTGGTCTACTTCCTGGCCGCCACCTTCGTGCTGCCGGAGACCAAGGGCAGGACGCTCGAGGAGATCGAGGCCCACTTCGCCGGCCGCAAGGGAGCGGCGCGGTGA
- a CDS encoding glycoside hydrolase family 35 protein → MRALLLCALALAAQAGQPRTFQVRGGAFVLDGAPVQIRSGEMHYPRVSPDQWRPRMRMMKAMGLNALCTYVFWNLHEPAPGRFDFSGGLDLEAYLHTAAEEGLMVLLRPGPYVCAEWEFGGLPAWLLAEPDLQVRTADPRFLAAARRYLEEVGRRVRGLQVTRGGPIVLVQAENEYGSFGKDEAYKAAILGMFRAAFEVPLYTSDGPDAALLAAGAMPGLPPAVNFGAGDDPSGAFEALAAFRPGTPAFCGEYWTGWFDHVGEAHHRVPPGPGAAGVAWMNARGVSYNLYMFHGGTTFGFMNGANWAGRYQPDVSSYDYDALLDEAGRPTAKYFAYREAIRGTLPAGAELPPVPAAPRTRAIPAFPFREAAPLEGLLGTPIAAERPRAQEALGQATGWTLYRHVPAAAARGVLEVKGLKDFALVRQGDRILGTLDRRLGQSCLDVVLEAGRPLDLLVENGGRINFSRELQNERKGLADVLLDGKALRGWDHHPLPMADLAGLRFRRGPVKGPAFHRAAFRLAAPCDTFLDVRGWGKGFVRVNGRNLGRFWDKGPQRALFCPASFLRAGLNEIVVFDLEDRGRRTMAGLPDPPDQP, encoded by the coding sequence GTGAGGGCCCTCCTCCTCTGCGCCCTCGCCCTGGCGGCCCAGGCCGGCCAGCCCCGGACCTTCCAGGTCCGCGGGGGCGCCTTCGTCCTGGACGGGGCCCCGGTCCAGATCCGGAGCGGGGAGATGCACTACCCGCGGGTGAGCCCGGACCAGTGGCGGCCCCGCATGCGCATGATGAAGGCCATGGGCCTCAACGCCCTCTGCACCTACGTCTTCTGGAACCTCCACGAGCCCGCCCCGGGGCGCTTCGACTTCTCCGGGGGCCTGGACCTGGAGGCCTACCTCCACACCGCCGCCGAGGAGGGCCTGATGGTCCTCCTGCGGCCGGGCCCCTATGTGTGCGCGGAGTGGGAATTCGGCGGACTTCCGGCCTGGCTCCTCGCGGAGCCGGACCTCCAGGTCCGCACCGCCGATCCCCGGTTCCTGGCCGCCGCCCGGCGCTACCTGGAGGAGGTGGGGCGCCGGGTCCGGGGCCTGCAGGTCACCCGGGGCGGGCCCATCGTCCTCGTGCAGGCGGAGAACGAATACGGCTCCTTCGGCAAGGACGAGGCCTACAAGGCGGCCATCCTCGGGATGTTCCGGGCGGCCTTCGAGGTGCCCCTCTACACGAGCGACGGCCCTGACGCCGCGCTCCTGGCCGCCGGGGCGATGCCCGGCCTGCCGCCGGCGGTGAACTTCGGGGCCGGGGACGATCCCTCCGGCGCCTTCGAGGCCCTGGCGGCCTTCCGCCCGGGGACCCCCGCCTTCTGCGGGGAGTACTGGACGGGCTGGTTCGACCACGTGGGCGAGGCCCATCACCGGGTGCCGCCGGGGCCGGGGGCCGCGGGCGTGGCCTGGATGAACGCCCGGGGCGTCAGCTACAACCTCTACATGTTCCACGGCGGCACCACGTTCGGCTTCATGAACGGGGCCAACTGGGCCGGGCGCTACCAGCCCGATGTCTCCAGCTACGACTACGACGCCCTCCTGGACGAGGCGGGGCGGCCCACCGCCAAGTACTTCGCCTACCGCGAGGCCATCCGCGGGACCCTGCCCGCCGGCGCGGAGCTCCCCCCCGTGCCGGCCGCGCCCCGGACCCGGGCCATCCCCGCCTTCCCCTTCCGGGAGGCGGCGCCCCTGGAGGGCCTCCTGGGGACCCCCATCGCCGCGGAGCGCCCCCGCGCCCAGGAGGCCCTGGGCCAGGCCACGGGCTGGACCCTCTACCGCCACGTGCCCGCCGCCGCGGCGAGGGGCGTGCTGGAGGTGAAGGGCCTGAAGGACTTCGCCCTGGTCCGCCAGGGGGACCGCATCCTGGGGACCCTGGACCGGCGCCTGGGCCAGAGCTGCCTGGACGTGGTCCTGGAAGCCGGACGCCCCCTGGATCTCCTCGTGGAGAACGGGGGCCGCATCAACTTCTCCCGGGAGCTGCAGAACGAGCGCAAGGGCCTGGCCGACGTCCTCCTGGACGGGAAGGCCCTGCGCGGCTGGGACCATCACCCCCTCCCCATGGCCGACCTCGCCGGCCTCCGGTTCCGCCGGGGGCCCGTGAAGGGCCCCGCCTTCCACCGGGCGGCCTTCCGGCTCGCGGCCCCCTGCGACACCTTCCTGGACGTGCGCGGCTGGGGCAAGGGCTTCGTGCGGGTCAACGGCCGGAACCTGGGCCGGTTCTGGGACAAGGGGCCCCAGCGGGCCCTCTTCTGCCCGGCCTCCTTCCTGCGGGCCGGCCTCAACGAGATCGTCGTTTTCGACCTGGAGGACCGGGGCCGCCGCACCATGGCCGGCCTCCCGGATCCCCCCGACCAACCCTGA
- a CDS encoding alpha-galactosidase — MQRHLLHLLAAGALASLPALHAVDFPGKAPGRAAATAAGAQYLTLSNDALSASWGVFGGRLVPATFRDKLAGRDLEAPREAFILAFHDGTQLKASRMRLVSFAVEPVAPRPGATSEAERAPGQQARATLRSRDGGLQVEWQAVLRDGSNYVRQRIVITPLKEDADIARVTLVDHWLRDAEVSGQVNGSPVVAGTVFTGFEHPMSVTQLEAGGAPRVVPVPGADEGPLGPDAVRAAQASDARWGKAHATCWLDLALPLQKGKTFEASSVLGVVPEGQLRRAFLYYVERERARPYGTFLHYNSWYDIGFFTPYDEKDCLGAIRGFAENLVEKRGVKLDSFLFDDGWDDTSKGGQWVFHKGFPQGFAQVRDAAARIGAGPGVWLSPWGGYGKPRIERRKSGQAAGYETVPDPWDPNPEYGQLFALSGPKYYESFHKACLEMVTKYGINHFKLDGTGSINSVMPGSRFGSDFEAAISLIRDLRQAKPGLFINLTTGTWPSPFWLSICDSIWRGGEDHSFEGKGSDRERWITYRDADTYERIVKGGPLFPLNSLMLHGIIYAKGARGLDSDPGKAFTHEVRSYFGSGTQLQEMYISHGLLTPDNWDALAESAKWARANAGTLADTHWVGGDPRKGDVYGWASWSSAKGLLTLRNPSGEPRAFTVDLARAFELPEGAATAYTVKPSYRQRELKELEGLRNAYKPVAVTLKPYEVLVFEALPAK; from the coding sequence ATGCAACGCCACCTCCTCCACCTCCTCGCCGCCGGGGCCCTGGCGTCCCTGCCGGCCCTCCACGCCGTGGACTTCCCGGGCAAGGCCCCGGGCCGGGCGGCGGCCACCGCCGCCGGCGCCCAGTACCTGACCCTCTCCAACGACGCCCTGTCGGCCTCCTGGGGCGTCTTCGGCGGCCGCCTCGTCCCCGCCACCTTCCGGGACAAGCTGGCCGGACGGGACCTCGAGGCCCCCCGGGAAGCCTTCATCCTGGCCTTCCACGACGGCACCCAGCTCAAGGCGAGCCGGATGCGCCTGGTCTCCTTCGCCGTGGAGCCCGTGGCCCCCAGGCCCGGCGCCACCAGCGAGGCCGAGAGGGCCCCCGGCCAGCAGGCCCGGGCCACCCTCCGCTCCCGGGACGGGGGACTCCAGGTGGAGTGGCAGGCCGTCCTCCGCGACGGGTCCAACTACGTGCGCCAGCGCATCGTCATCACCCCCCTGAAGGAGGACGCCGACATCGCCCGCGTCACCCTGGTGGACCATTGGCTCCGGGACGCGGAAGTCTCGGGCCAGGTCAATGGCTCCCCCGTGGTGGCCGGCACCGTCTTCACCGGCTTCGAGCACCCCATGTCCGTGACCCAGCTGGAGGCCGGGGGCGCCCCCAGGGTGGTGCCCGTTCCCGGCGCCGACGAGGGCCCCCTGGGCCCCGACGCGGTCCGGGCCGCCCAGGCCTCCGACGCCCGCTGGGGCAAGGCCCACGCCACCTGCTGGCTGGACCTCGCCCTCCCCCTGCAGAAGGGCAAGACCTTCGAGGCCTCCTCCGTCCTGGGCGTGGTGCCCGAGGGCCAGCTCCGGCGCGCCTTCCTCTACTACGTGGAGCGGGAGCGGGCCCGGCCCTACGGCACCTTCCTCCACTACAACTCCTGGTACGACATCGGCTTTTTCACGCCCTACGACGAGAAGGACTGCCTCGGAGCCATCCGCGGCTTCGCCGAGAACCTGGTGGAGAAGCGCGGGGTGAAGCTGGACAGCTTCCTCTTCGACGACGGCTGGGACGACACCTCCAAGGGCGGGCAGTGGGTGTTCCACAAGGGCTTCCCCCAGGGCTTCGCCCAGGTGCGGGACGCCGCCGCCCGGATCGGCGCCGGCCCCGGCGTGTGGCTCTCCCCCTGGGGCGGGTACGGCAAGCCGCGCATCGAGCGCCGCAAGAGCGGCCAGGCCGCAGGCTACGAGACGGTGCCCGATCCCTGGGATCCCAACCCCGAGTACGGCCAGCTCTTCGCCCTGTCGGGCCCCAAGTACTACGAGAGCTTCCACAAGGCCTGCCTGGAGATGGTGACGAAGTACGGCATCAACCACTTCAAGCTGGACGGGACGGGCAGCATCAATTCCGTGATGCCCGGCAGCCGGTTCGGCAGCGACTTCGAGGCGGCCATCAGCCTGATCCGGGACCTGCGCCAGGCCAAGCCCGGCCTCTTCATCAACCTCACCACCGGCACGTGGCCGAGCCCCTTCTGGCTCTCCATCTGCGACAGCATCTGGCGGGGCGGCGAGGACCACAGCTTCGAGGGCAAGGGCTCCGACCGGGAGCGCTGGATCACCTACCGCGACGCCGACACCTACGAGCGCATCGTCAAGGGCGGGCCCCTCTTCCCCCTGAACAGCCTCATGCTCCACGGCATCATCTACGCCAAGGGCGCGCGGGGCCTGGACTCGGATCCCGGCAAGGCCTTCACCCACGAGGTCCGGAGCTACTTCGGCAGCGGCACCCAGCTCCAGGAGATGTACATCAGCCACGGCCTCCTGACCCCCGACAACTGGGACGCCCTGGCCGAAAGCGCCAAGTGGGCCCGCGCCAACGCCGGCACCCTGGCCGACACCCACTGGGTCGGCGGCGATCCCCGCAAGGGCGACGTCTACGGCTGGGCCTCCTGGTCCAGCGCCAAGGGCCTCCTGACCCTCCGCAACCCCTCCGGCGAGCCCCGCGCCTTCACCGTGGACCTGGCCCGGGCCTTCGAACTCCCCGAAGGCGCCGCGACGGCCTACACCGTCAAGCCGTCCTACCGCCAGCGCGAGCTGAAGGAACTGGAGGGCCTCCGGAACGCCTACAAGCCCGTGGCCGTCACCCTGAAGCCCTACGAGGTCCTCGTCTTCGAGGCCCTGCCCGCGAAGTGA
- a CDS encoding GxxExxY protein → MGHGLLEDPYKVCLAHSLRLAGHKVKREVFLDIEWRGLVGLILSPRASARSSAPPRSNRMLRMRGAIRHCSTDSRFQLLHAPARMGISHYYPRLRPHPRRVPPNVFPGSCGLRAA, encoded by the coding sequence CTGGGGCACGGACTCCTGGAAGATCCCTACAAGGTCTGTCTGGCGCACTCCCTGAGACTGGCCGGCCATAAGGTGAAGCGGGAGGTTTTCCTGGATATCGAGTGGAGGGGGCTTGTGGGCTTGATCCTTTCTCCGCGAGCCTCAGCGAGATCCTCCGCGCCTCCGCGTTCCAATAGGATGCTGCGAATGCGCGGCGCCATCAGGCACTGCAGCACAGACTCACGATTCCAGCTCCTCCATGCTCCGGCACGGATGGGTATTAGCCATTACTATCCTAGATTACGACCACACCCTAGGAGGGTGCCCCCGAACGTTTTCCCCGGTTCATGCGGCCTTCGGGCCGCATGA